The following is a genomic window from Gigantopelta aegis isolate Gae_Host chromosome 5, Gae_host_genome, whole genome shotgun sequence.
agtgggcccaccgatgggatcgatcccagaccgaacacgcatcaggcgagcgattATTCAGTTTCCGAATTTCTACAACCCTTCATTAGTGTGCTTCATAAGACCTAACTGTGCTCAGAACTGACCACCTCTAACCACCACCACGTTTAACACAGATTACGTTCAGTCTCTGTAAAAGccagatataaatataaacatagacaaatcatgaaataaagctttacagagacagaaatattctgtctacacacacacacacacacacacacacacaccaaaaaaatatatatataaaaaaataataataaaaaataatagtgatcatgatgataataataatactaataatactaataataaataaataaataaataaataatatatatatacttttttttttttaaatgcccaAATTAGTGATGAGATCTAAAGCCTTGATATGAATCGTTGCCATGACTCCATAAAAGACTTAGGTACACAATTTCACTTTTAAAAGTCTTTAAGACCAGTGTGAAGCAACACAATGCTGTCTCAGATGGGAATGTTGCGTGAAGCGTTCTGCGCACACCACACACTCGAAGTCGTTCCCGTGATCGTGATTCAACATGTGTTGCTTCAAGTACGAGCTGCGTGTGTACTCCCTTTTGCAGATCTCACACTTGAACGCTTTGTCGCGTGTGTGGGTCTTCATGTGAGAAATCAGGCCAGCACTCTGCGAGAAAGCATTCCCACACAACTCACACTTGAAATCCTTAACACCACTGTGCAGTAATGCGTGTCGACGTAACCTCCCGGGCAGTGAGAAGCCCGTTTCGCAGACATCACATTTGTAAGGTTTATCGCCAGTGTGAACCAATGTATGAAGCTTCAAGCGGTATCTGTtggagaaacattttgcacacacatcacatttgaaaggtttagCACCAGTGTGGGCAAATAAATGCTTCTTCAATGAATCACCCCACCGAAAACACTTCTTGCACACTTCACACTGAAATGGTCTTGCGTCACCGTGCGTCCTCATGTGATTCTTGATGGTACTCTTTCTTGAAAAACATCTGAAGCACATTCCACATTGGAAACGCTTCTCACTATCGGTCTGTGCTTGTACATGGATGTTTAAATCAGAGTTGCGTTCAATACAGTTTGATGAGACTTCACGTTCGACACATGCCTGGTCACTGGATGATGACATTGCTTACCACAGCAAGGATCTTCAATCAAAGTTTTGAGGTGTTTAATTCAATAGCAACATTTCCTTAAAGGCTTTTCTGAACCAGCGTGGATACTTTCTGATGTATCTCCCAAGTTATACAGAGTTGTTACAGTCAAAGTTTTGAAGTGTTTAATTCATAGCAAAATGCCTAGTTTCATTACAGGCTCTTCCAAAGCCAGCGTGGATATTTCCTAAAGTATATGTCAAAAGTTATACAGACGAGTTACAGTCAAAGTTTTGAAGTGTTTAATTCATAGCAAAATGTCTACGTTTCCTTACAGGCTCCTCTGAAAACAGCGTGGATATTTTCTGATGTATCTCCAAAGTTGTAGAATGAAGAGATACTGAAATGAAACCAGTAAATGATAAAACTAACATGAAACCAGGGGTTGTACAACTGAAGGCATCATAGCCCGAATACACTGCCTTTCGATAACTAGATGGActagttaactttaaaaaataatatttgccaaacaatttgggtatggcgcgcAGCATACCCATTTTACCTTTTGGCAGAAACTCTGAGTTTCTCCAAAAGCAGCATAGAATGAGCAGTGTCTTATGAATCTCCAATATTgtagaggaaggaaggaaatgttttatttaacaacgcactcaatacattttatttacagttatatggcgtcagacatatggttaaggaccacacagatattgagagaggaagcacactgtcgccacttcatgagctactcttttcgattagcagcaagggatcttttatatgcaccatcccacagacaggatagtacataccacggcctttgttataccagttgtggtgcattagctggaacgagaaatagcccaatagcccaccgacggggatcgatcccacaccgaccgcacatcaagcgagctgAAACAGATccagtaaattaataaataaaataatataaagtaaCAGGTGTTCATCAGGTAACTTTAAGTATAAAGTAAGAAGTGtttctcttctttttgtttagtgtgtgtgtgtgggtgtgtttgtatctatgtatgtgtgtgtgtgcgtgtatgtgtgtgcgcgtgtgtacatgtgtgtgtttatgtgtgtatatgtgtgtgtgtgtgcctctgtgtgtgtgtgtatatatgtatgtgtgtgtttatgtgtgtgtgtgtatatgtgtctgtgtgtgtgtctgtgtgtgtgtgtgagagagtgtgcaAGCGTGTATGTGCGCGTAcatcccccccacccaccccgccTTGCCACCTTCATAcaccactggtatatgtacatagataaaacttatttttttctctgtatgtgtgtgtacatacatgccTCTGTGCGtgcctctctctgtgtgtgtgtgcctgtgccaagtgtgtgtgtgcctgtgcagtgtgtgtatgtgtgggtgtgccTGTgccatgtgtatgtgtgtgtgtgcctgtgcagtgtgtgtgtgtgtgtgtgtgcctgtgcagtgtgtgtgtatgtgtgtgtgtgtgcctgtgtgcatGTGCacagcgtgtgtgtgtgtgtgtgtgtgtgcacagtatgtgtgtatgtgcacagtatgtgtgtgcatgcatgcagtctgtgtgtgtgtgtatgtgtgcagtatgtgtgtgcatgcatgcagtctgtgtgtgtgtgtgtgtgcagtgtgtgtgtatgtgtgcacagTATGTGTGTGCACACAGTGTGTGTgcacagtatgtgtgtgtgtgcacacagtatgtgtgtgtgtgtgcacattatatgtgtgtgtgtgtgcacagtatgtgtgtgcgtgcagtGTGTGTGCACAGTATGTGTGTGCACAGTATGAGTGTGTGCCTGTGCAGTGTGTGTGCCTgtgcagtgtgtgtgtctgtgtgtgtgcctgtgcagtctgtgtgtatgtgcagtgtgtgtgcatgcagtgtgtgtgtgtgcagtgtgtgtgtgtgcacagtatgtgtgtgtgcctgtgcagtgtgtgtgtgtgtgtgtgcctgtgcagtgtgtgtgtgtgtgtgtgcctgtgcatatgtgtgtatgtgcagtgtgtgtgcgtgcagtgtgtgtgtgtgcacagtatgtgtgtgtgtgcgtgcagtgtgtatgtgtgcacagtatgtgtgtgtgtgcacacagtgtgtgtgtgcagtgtgtgcacagtatgtgtgtgtgtgcagtgtgtgtatgtgcacagtatgtgtgtgtgtgcacagtatgtgtgtgtgcatgcacagtgtgtgtgtgtgcagtgtgcacacacacacatactgtgcacacacacatactgtgcagtatgtgtgtgtgcgtgcagtgtgtgtgtacagtgtgtgtgtgtgtgcagtgtgtgtgtgcagtgtgtgtgtgcacaataTTTGTGTgcacagtatgtgtgtgtgtatgcacagtatgtgtgtgtgtgtgtgtccagtatGTGTGTgcacagtatgtgtgtgtgtgtgcacagtatgtgtgtgtctgtctgtgtgtgcgtgtctgtgtgtgtgcgcgtgtctgtgtgtgtgtctgcctgtgtgtgtgtgtctgtgtctgtgtgtgcctgtgcacagtgtgtgtgtgtgtgtgcctgtgcaGTGTGTGTGGGACGCCCAGAGATCCAGCCTCTAttcaggcttctattcaaggtagacatcttttctttcttgtttctctttttttgtttttacatgcaAACGTTTCTTAAATAGCCTTGTTTTAAGATAATTTTCTAATTTAGGCTTCGAAACCTTTTTTTCATAAACATGTGGAAATCTCTTACTTCACAGAAGCTTCGGCAACTGAAAGTTGGTACGGCCATGAAAGCAATGTATATGATGAGATATATACTATGCGAGCGCCATAGGAAgagaaacaacaaaatgttcctaGCCCCTGCTTCATTGAGAAATCCTTATTTCCTGTTGTTCTCAgcctcaatctaattaaaattagctccactattacatgtggatctaacaccagccagttggagctcatgtccaccaatcaaaaccgtacttgcagaatcctgccagtgatttaaaaataatttgaaaacattccgaattatcctgagggtatacgacatgttttgtgtgaattacgaatgccttatttagaccagtagaactaattttaatcggattgctaaaaacactgcgtagtccccaatgtccaggtaacattttgtctgtaaataataatttaaatattgaccaatcacacttcgctttttataacgttatttgggagcatacaaattctaaaaatatcgggcgagtctattttagtggccggagtacagcgaaccataccaatacgtacggggtgggttatcagtcttcaattttacattaaaaattatttatttatttataaaaaaaaatataaaaaatcagtcttcagttttacattacaaattatttattttataaaataaaacatgtttacggcattcgtaattcacacgaaacatgtcgtataccctcaggataatttggaatgtttttaaattatttttaaatcactggcaggattctgcaagtaaggttttgattggtggacatgagctccaactggctggtgttagatccacatgtaatagtggagctgtttttaattagattgttctCAGCCTGTGGTTACAAGTTTTTCATGTCATACAAGCCAAGTGACGAGTATAACTTGGTAATTAACTTGACAAAGCTAGATTGAAAATTTTTGAGTTCGCAGATAACACATTTCACAAGCCAAGTGACGAGTATAACTTGGTAATTAActtgtatctgtgtgtgtgtgtgtgtgtgtgtcccggagtatatctctgtgtgtgtctctgtgtgtgtgtgtgccggagtatatctctgtgtgtgtgtgtgtctctgtgtgtgccGGAGTATATCTCTGTGCGTGTGCCTCTGTGTGTGCCGGAGTATATCTCTGTGTCTgggtgtgtgtgcatgtgtgtctgtgtgtctctgtgtgtgtgtgtgtgcctgtgcacagtgtgtgtgtgtgtgtgtgtgcctgtgcaCAGTGTATGTGTGACGCCCAGAGATCCAGTCTCTAttcaggcttctattcaaggtagacatcttttctttcttgtttctctttttttgtttttacatgcaAACATTTCTTAAATAGCCTTGTTTTAAGATAATTTTCTAATTTAGGCTTTGAAACCtttttttcatatacatgtggAAATCTCTTACCTCACAGAAGCTTCGGCAACTGAAAGTTGGTACGGCCATGAAAGCAATGTATATGATGAGATATATACTATGCGAGGGCCATAGGAAgagaaacaacaaaatgttcccagCCCCTGCTTCACTGAGAAATCCTTATTTCCTGTTGTTCTCACCCTGTGGTTACAAGTTTGTCATGTCATACAAGCCAAGTGACGAGTATAACTTGGTAATTAACTTGACAAAGCTAGATTGAACATTTTTGAGTTTCGCAGATAACACATATTTCACATAgtaatcagtggcggatccagaaaatccattaaggaggggggggggggcaatgacatcaGGTAGAATGTCAAGGAAACTTTGagagaggtttggaggggggtgaaaattaatatataataagattataactgtcacaaaatttaggggggcagGCACCTGGGCacgccccctcccctcccctcccttaGATCTGCTTCTGGTAACCattaatacatatacaatgcCTGCGTATTTAACTGGAACAATCACATTATTGAAAGGgtgtgctgtcgggtttcttcctgtagtgggtgtattagtggttactacatgtatatgaattatttgttatcggcgaacTCGAAAGTGATCAATGTAACGGTATTTAGCGTTAAACTTagaattgttgttgtattagagcggggaTGTTTGTATACCGTATGACAGGCAGACATTCCATGATTTCGCTATAGAGATAGCTCTGGCTGAGAGAGCGACCATAACagtccaaatgtttgtttagctcttgaacggcagaatACTCGGGCTTGGTGCTtacatataattttaatcaCTAAAATTTAAGCTACTAAGAATTAATTCCAAGTATGAGGTTTAATTACAATCTGATttaaattagctctactgggtctaccagtagatctaacagcattgcgtggactcccatgtccaggtgacatttcatctataaataacaatttaaatatcaaccaattacacttaACCTTTTACAGTGTTATTCGGgtgcatacacattctaaaaatatcgggcgagactatttatgcaataggcgaacttgttggtctatttcaacattgaaaaaacagggggaaaagtgcagtaataaactttggattgtatactagtataaactgattttatggctataccatcacggggttttTTCCGTCTTCAAACAAATTTTAGATcaaaattagtttctggcatacttcgtaattcaccgaatcatttcgtataccctcggcataatcccgaatgttttcaaattcttttcaaatcactggcatgattttgacagtaaggttttgattggtcgaatgaaaggtcaactggacatgagctccaacgggctgctgttagaggAATAgaggaactaattttaattacattggtttaagtgtttgtgtgtgcatgtgtgtgtgtgtgtgtgtgtgagtgtttgtgtgtataccTGTGTATACCTGTGTATGTGTGcctctgtatgtatgtaggtgtgtttatgtatgtgtgtttgtgtatgtatgtgtctgtctgtgtgtgtgcatgtctgtgtatctctttgtgtgtgtgtgtgtgtgtggtggagtatatctctgtgtgtgtatgtgtgcttgcctctgtgtgtgtatgtgtctgtatgtgtgtgtacatgtgtgcatACATGcctctgtgcgtgtgtgtgtgtgtgcctgtgcacagtgtgtgtgtgtgctgggaacagtgtatgtgtgtgcctgtgcagtgtgtatgtgcgtgtgcctgtgcagtgtgtatgtgtatgtgcgcctgtgcagtgtgtatgtgtgtgtgtgtgtgtgcctgtgcagtgtgtatgtgtgtgtaattttaattacattggtTTAAGTATTGATGGAATTGTGCCGCTGCACTCCATTCTGAGATCCGAAAGGATAATGACAGGGATTTGCCGACCTGTTTGCTTTCCACAAATATCGTCAGTCCGAATCTTTGTTCTACTTCGAACATCAAGACATTTGTTGTGACTAAAATTGCGAAGAACATAGTATATGTTTTTGGTCAAAAAAACaagttataaaattattatgaaatacatcACATATTAGCttgatttgtaatttataattaaaaaacgtttgtttttgttgctttttaaatgttacagttaattaaataaacctaCCAAACAACAATGAAACAACCGCCTGAAAAGAAATGTTCACAAGAAACTCTTCGGACCGGCTATTCGGACTATAACACACATTCATATGCGGATTGTCATTAATTAAATTACCTGTTCGGACATGATCTGCTATCtttccaataataaaaataaagtgtttaatttttattctccCAATGCTAATGCAGATTTCCACAACGTCTTTGTCTGAACTAGTACGCATTAgacggggtgggtggggtggggtccacataattctaaaaatattaatttacgaGTTTGTCGAAGATAAATGAACAGAGCGCCGAAAGGGAGTAGGATCTGTTAGTTTGGGAATATGCTTATGgaatggttgttttgttgttgttgtttttttgtgtgtttgttgttttttggttttcgttggtgggtgttttttgttgttgtttttgggtggggtttttttttttagaaagacGTGTTTTCAGTTTCAGAATAAACATGCTATTGTCAAAATGTATGCATGCCTTAAgtatactcccccccccccccattaaaacTATATGCCCCCATCATAGTGACACCAACTGAATAGGGCACTGGCAGTGAAATACACAGACTGGCAGTGAAATACACAGACTGGGCAGTGAAATACACAGACTGGGCAGTGAAATACACAGACTGGGCAGTGAAATAcaccaaatatatattctacCAATATTATACAAGCTGGGGAGTAAATTGCATGTGTGTAACACAGACTGGGCAGTGAAATAcaccaaatatatattctacCAATATTATACAAGCTGGGGGGGAAATTGCATGTGTGTAACACAGACTGGGCAGTGAAATAcaccaaatatatattctacCAATATTATATAAGCTGGGGGGGAAATTGCATGTGTGTAACACAGACTGGGCAGTGAAATAcaccaaatatatattctacCAATATTATATAAGCTGGGGGGGAAATTGCATGTGTGTAACACAGACTGGGCAGTGAAATAcaccaaatatatattctacCAATATTATACAAGCTGGAGGGTAAATTGCATGTGTGTAACACAGACTGGGCAGTGAAATACACCAAATATGAAATTGCATGTGTGTAACACAGACTGGGCAGTGAAATAcaccaaatatatattctacCAATATTATATAAGCTGGGCGGGAAATTGCATGTGTGTAACACAGATTGGGCAGTGAAATAcaccaaatatatattctacCAATATTATAtcagctggggggggggggggggggaattgcaTGTGTGTAACACAGACTGGGCATTGAAATAcaccaaatatatattctacCAATATTATATAAACTGGGGGGGAAATTGCATGTGTGTAACACAGACTGGGCAGTGAAATAcaccaaatatatattctacCAATATTATACAAGCTGGAGGGTAAATTGCATGTGTGTAACACAGACTGGGCAGTgaaataaaccaaatatatattctacCAATATTATACAAGCTGGAGGGGAAATTGCATGTGTGTAACACAGACTGGGCAGTGAAATAcaccaaatatatattctacCAATATTATATAAGCTGGGGGGGAAATTGCATGTGTGTAACACAGACTGGGCAGTGAAATAcaccaaatatatattctaccaatattatataagctggggggggggggggggattgcaTGTGTGTAACACAGACTGGGCAGTGAAATAcaccaaatatatattctacCAATATTATATAAGCTGGGGGGGAAATTGCATGTGTGTAACACAGACTGGGCAGTGAAATAcaccaaatatatattctacCAATATTATACAAGCTGGAGGGTAAATTGCATGTGTGTAACACAGACTGGGCAGTgaaataaaccaaatatatattctacCAATATTATACAAGCTGGAGGGGAAATTGCATGTGTGTAACACAGACTGGGCAGTGAAATAcaccaaatatatattctacCAATATTATACAAGCTGGAGGGTAAATTGCATGTGTGTAACACAGACTGGGCAGTgaaataaaccaaatatatattctacCAATATTATACAAGCTGGAGGGGAAATTGCATGTGTGTAACACAGACTGGGCAGTGAAATAcaccaaatatatattctacCAATATTATATAAGCTGGGGGGGAAATTGCATGTGTGTAACACAGACTGGGCAGTGAAATAcaccaaatatatattctaccaatattatataagctggggggaggggggaattgCATGTGTGTAACACAGACTGGGCAGTGAAATAcaccaaatatatattctacCAATATTATATAAGCTGGGGGGGAAATTGCATGTGTGTAACACAGACTGGGCATGAAATAcaccaaatatatattctacCAATATTATATAAGCTGGGGGGAAATTGCATGTGTGTAACACAGACTGGGCAGTGAAATAcaccaaatatatattctacCAATATTATACAAGCTGGAGGGGAAATTGCATGTGTGTAACACAGACTGGGCAGTgaaataaaccaaatatatattctacCAATATTATACAAGCTGGAGGGGAAATTGCATGTGTGTAACACAGACTGGGCAGTGAAATAcaccaaatatatattctacCAATATTATACAAGCTGGAGGGGAAATTGCATGTGTGTAACACAGACTGGGCAGTgaaataaaccaaatatatattctacCAATATTATACAAGCTGGAGGGGAAATTGCATGTGTGTAACACAGACTGGGCAGTgaaataaaccaaatatatattctacCAATATTATACAAGCTGGAGGGGAAATTGCGTGTGTGTAACACAGACTGGGCAGTGAAATAcaccaaatatatattctaccaatattatataagctggggggggggggggattgcaTGTGTGTAACAGGCTGGGCAGTGAAATAcaccaaatatatattctaccaatattatataagctggggggggggggaattgcaTGTGTGTAACGCAGACTGGGCAGTgaaataaaccaaatatatattctacCAATATTATACAAGCTGGAGGGGAAATTGCATGTGTGTAACACAGACTGGGCAGTGAAATAcaccaaatatatattctacCAATATTATACAAGCTGGAGGGGAAATTGCATGTGTGTAACACAGACTGGGCAGTGAAATAcaccaaatatatattctaccaatattatataagctggggggggggggggggaattgcaTGTGTGTAACAGGCTGGGCAGTGAAATAcaccaaatatatattctaccaatattatataagctgggggggggggggggggggggggggggggaattgcaTGTGTGTAACGCAGACTGGGCAGTGAAATAcaccaaatatatattctacCAATATTATACAAGCTGGAGGGGAAATTGCATGTGTGTAACGCAGACTGGGCAGTGAAATAcaccaaatatatattctacCAATATTATACAAGCTGGAGGGGAAATTGCATGTGTGTAACACAGACTGGGCAGTGAAATAcaccaaatatatattctacCAATATTATACAAGCTGGAGGGGAAATTGCATGTGTGTAACACAGACTGGGCAGTgaaataaaccaaatatatattctacCAATATTATACAAGCTGGAGGGGAAATTGCATGTGTGTAACACAGACTGGGCAGTgaaataaaccaaatatatattctacCAATATTATACAAGCTGGAGGGGAAATTGCATGTGTGTAACACAGACTGGGCAGTGAAATAAACCAAATAGGGGAAATTGCATGTGTGTAACACAGACTGGACAGTGAAATAcaccaaatatatattctacCAATATTATACAAGCTGGAGGGGAAATTGCATGTGTGTAACACAGACTGGGCAGTgaaataaaccaaatatatattctacCAATATTATACAAGCTGGAGGGGAAATTGCATGTGTGTAACACAGACTGGGCAGTGAAATAcaccaaatatatattctacCAATATTATACAAGCTGGAGGGGAAATTGCATGTGTAACACAGACTGGGCAGTGAAATAcaccaaatatatattctacCAATATTTTACAAGCTGGAGGGGAAATTGCATGTGTGTAACACAGACTGggcaggacgggacgtagccccatGGGCGTAAGATCCCTTCTTCTAATGGAcatttttagcgggtttcctctctaagattatgtaaaaattaccaaatatttaacattcaataagcgatgattaataaatctagtggtgtcgttaaacaatacaaacgaacaatatttaaacaaagtgacagcaatataatattatatattctttattataTACCCACAGTAGTATCATAATGacatgtaaatgaatgaacagtttctcttctttctttccccATCTCAGATATCTTCATATGGTCTCGATCCGTAAACAGTGCCACTGCGTGTGACTTTGACATCAGTATTCAACACACGGACATTTCCACAGGCATTTCGCTTCaccaatattttctttttcattaagCCACTGACGAAGGTCCGCGTTTTAACCGCGCCATCCTCGACGATGCGCGCGCCAGCCTCGACGATGCGCGCGCAGGCTATGTTGACCAAGACCATGATTAGGACTGCGATTGCCGGCTTCCATTGCTGGTTTATTTCCTGCAGGAATCGCAGACACTTAGTTGCCATGAAGAGGAACAAATCGTTTGCctgcaaattaataaataaataaataacgagGACGCCATTTtacaaagctatcttagcgctgaGATCACCTTAAGACTGACCTTAGCGCTGAGATCACCTTAAGACTGGGTCTTAGCGCTAATATCACCTTAAGACTGACCTTAGCGCTGAGATCACCTTAAGACTGACCTTAGCGCTGAGATCACCTTAAGACTGGGTCTTAGCGCTGAGATCACTTCGTAGACTGGGGCCCAGTTCAGTCACCTGTAC
Proteins encoded in this region:
- the LOC121373778 gene encoding gastrula zinc finger protein XlCGF71.1-like; amino-acid sequence: MSSSSDQACVEREVSSNCIERNSDLNIHVQAQTDSEKRFQCGMCFRCFSRKSTIKNHMRTHGDARPFQCEVCKKCFRWGDSLKKHLFAHTGAKPFKCDVCAKCFSNRYRLKLHTLVHTGDKPYKCDVCETGFSLPGRLRRHALLHSGVKDFKCELCGNAFSQSAGLISHMKTHTRDKAFKCEICKREYTRSSYLKQHMLNHDHGNDFECVVCAERFTQHSHLRQHCVASHWS
- the LOC121373782 gene encoding uncharacterized protein LOC121373782 isoform X2 gives rise to the protein MEWFQYYFSGLRSPQPVERSKHKANDLFLFMATKCLRFLQEINQQWKPAIAVLIMVLVNIACARIVEAGARIVEDGAVKTRTFVSGLMKKKILVKRNACGNVRVLNTDVKVTRSGTVYGSRPYEDI
- the LOC121373782 gene encoding uncharacterized protein LOC121373782 isoform X1; its protein translation is MEWFQYYFSGLRSPQPVERSKHKVTEMLAFFAFEGDGTHPHTEATVMFLTACLLLVFPTLKRICTKRFLRKLGLLVFVSCSLTVLAAVLVMPSAIQANDLFLFMATKCLRFLQEINQQWKPAIAVLIMVLVNIACARIVEAGARIVEDGAVKTRTFVSGLMKKKILVKRNACGNVRVLNTDVKVTRSGTVYGSRPYEDI
- the LOC121373782 gene encoding uncharacterized protein LOC121373782 isoform X3, producing the protein MKECFNGKNIHRLLSIQKANDLFLFMATKCLRFLQEINQQWKPAIAVLIMVLVNIACARIVEAGARIVEDGAVKTRTFVSGLMKKKILVKRNACGNVRVLNTDVKVTRSGTVYGSRPYEDI